The Methanohalophilus portucalensis genome window below encodes:
- a CDS encoding response regulator: MLKEDPRILIIDDEPDIIELLEIFLENFKTMSSLSPLEGLEIAKNEHPDLIILDVMMPQMNGYELCREIKQNSSTQNIPVFMYSALSDSSDIKKGIQAGADEYLKKPIHPCELETKVKETLLKKKAFECQNPVTRPMLQR; this comes from the coding sequence ATGCTAAAAGAAGATCCCAGAATTTTGATAATCGATGACGAACCCGACATAATCGAATTGCTGGAAATTTTTCTTGAAAATTTCAAGACAATGTCATCCCTTTCTCCATTAGAGGGACTTGAGATTGCAAAAAATGAACATCCTGATCTAATTATACTTGATGTTATGATGCCTCAGATGAATGGTTATGAGCTATGCAGGGAGATTAAGCAGAATTCCTCTACACAAAACATTCCGGTTTTTATGTACTCAGCTCTTTCTGATAGTTCTGATATTAAGAAAGGAATACAGGCCGGTGCAGATGAGTACCTGAAAAAACCAATCCATCCCTGTGAGCTTGAAACAAAGGTGAAGGAAACTCTGCTTAAAAAAAAAGCATTTGAATGTCAGAATCCTGTCACCAGGCCTATGCTACAAAGGTAA
- a CDS encoding helix-turn-helix transcriptional regulator gives MDILDIYEDVQKDVQAIYRSRLQAQMLLSLYEDNNTLARLRQVTGSTSQALLPKIRILESNQLIESVEHEYRLTPQGKIVAARVADSVMTMGTVLEHKEFWKSHYMEAIPQPLLESIGSLYDSKIVSDTNVEIFNVYHHFLDMIKKAGHIYGITAIMSSGHAEILGKRIHEGIPVKLIVTKSVIEELRQQPYIEEIHQLQKLPNFQVFMVDNDINLGFTVTDKCLSLGLYKSDGVTYDTTTDLFSYDETAIKWGEKLFEYYMEDAVELDLI, from the coding sequence ATGGATATACTCGATATATATGAGGATGTACAAAAGGATGTGCAGGCTATCTACAGGTCAAGATTGCAGGCACAGATGCTTTTGTCGCTCTATGAGGACAACAACACACTGGCAAGACTACGTCAAGTGACAGGGAGTACTTCACAGGCCCTGCTGCCAAAGATAAGAATTCTTGAATCCAATCAGTTGATAGAAAGTGTGGAACATGAATACAGGCTAACACCCCAGGGTAAAATTGTAGCCGCCAGAGTTGCAGATTCTGTAATGACCATGGGTACTGTATTGGAACATAAAGAATTCTGGAAGTCCCATTACATGGAGGCTATACCACAACCCTTACTCGAGTCCATAGGCAGTCTTTATGATTCGAAGATCGTCAGTGATACTAATGTGGAAATTTTCAATGTGTACCACCACTTTCTGGATATGATCAAAAAAGCAGGCCATATATATGGAATAACTGCGATTATGAGTTCCGGACATGCTGAAATCCTTGGAAAAAGGATACATGAAGGCATTCCTGTAAAGTTAATAGTCACAAAAAGTGTAATTGAAGAATTAAGACAACAACCCTACATTGAGGAAATTCACCAGCTTCAAAAATTGCCCAATTTTCAGGTATTCATGGTCGATAATGATATAAATCTCGGATTTACTGTCACTGATAAATGTCTTTCTCTTGGTTTGTACAAGAGTGATGGAGTTACATATGATACTACAACAGACCTTTTCAGTTATGATGAAACTGCCATCAAATGGGGTGAAAAATTGTTTGAGTACTATATGGAAGATGCGGTTGAATTGGATTTGATATAA
- a CDS encoding cobyric acid synthase, protein MERDVIPKSVLVLGTASHVGKSAIVTGLCRIFSRNYRVAPFKAQNMSLNSWITTDGKEIGIAQAIQAMAAGVEPTAEMNPVLLKPKGDRVSQVILMGKPYADKSAGAYYDSIEETHGVLRQALETLGNDYEVIVMEGAGGAAEINLYERDIVNLGTARITNAPIILVGDIERGGVFASLYGTIQLLPEDVRQNVRGMIINKFRGDPTILQAGVEELEQITGIPVLGVMPYSKLGIPSEDSVSIGDKSSPSGIYDVDVAVIRLPRISNFTDFEPLERLVNLRYVDLDDKLGIPDAVIIPGTKNTISDLQDLLDSGMAEKIKSLYGKVPILGICGGYQMLGKQIEDAAIEGEADATYEGLGLLDIHTVFDAYKKKTFQVTKKVNRASLLFDSIEGETIGGYEIHMGDTGSNVPVFGDDGCVDESGMVVGTYLHGLFSNANIRKAFVSYLLEKRGIKYNEEDLEDDPYEELAQLMEESLDVETIYSILGLKKN, encoded by the coding sequence ATGGAAAGAGATGTTATTCCAAAAAGTGTACTTGTTCTGGGTACAGCATCGCATGTAGGCAAGAGTGCGATAGTCACCGGACTTTGCAGGATATTTTCCCGCAACTACAGGGTTGCCCCGTTTAAGGCACAGAACATGAGCTTGAATTCGTGGATTACAACGGATGGCAAGGAAATAGGAATCGCACAGGCAATACAGGCAATGGCTGCAGGTGTTGAACCCACAGCTGAGATGAACCCCGTGCTTTTGAAACCAAAAGGTGACAGGGTTTCACAGGTCATACTTATGGGCAAACCTTATGCCGACAAAAGCGCAGGTGCCTACTACGATTCAATAGAGGAAACTCATGGTGTACTTCGTCAGGCACTTGAAACACTGGGAAACGATTATGAAGTAATTGTAATGGAAGGTGCAGGCGGAGCAGCTGAAATAAATCTTTATGAAAGGGATATTGTAAACCTGGGCACTGCAAGGATCACCAATGCGCCAATAATACTCGTCGGGGACATCGAAAGAGGTGGTGTCTTTGCTAGTCTTTATGGTACTATCCAGCTTCTGCCTGAAGATGTCAGGCAAAATGTCAGGGGAATGATAATTAATAAATTCAGGGGAGATCCCACCATACTTCAGGCTGGTGTAGAAGAGCTGGAACAGATAACCGGTATTCCTGTATTGGGAGTCATGCCCTATTCAAAACTCGGAATCCCTTCCGAGGATTCGGTATCCATCGGAGATAAGTCATCTCCATCAGGGATATATGATGTCGATGTGGCTGTGATCCGGCTTCCCAGAATTTCCAATTTTACAGATTTTGAACCCCTGGAGCGCCTTGTAAATCTTCGCTATGTGGACCTGGATGATAAATTAGGCATACCTGATGCCGTGATAATTCCCGGTACCAAGAACACCATAAGTGATTTGCAGGATTTGCTTGATAGCGGCATGGCTGAAAAGATCAAATCCCTGTACGGGAAGGTACCTATCCTGGGCATTTGTGGCGGCTACCAGATGCTGGGTAAACAAATAGAAGATGCGGCAATTGAAGGTGAAGCAGATGCTACATATGAAGGACTTGGCCTCCTGGATATCCATACCGTATTTGATGCATATAAGAAAAAAACCTTTCAGGTAACCAAGAAAGTAAACAGGGCAAGCCTCCTTTTTGATTCAATAGAAGGTGAAACCATAGGTGGTTATGAGATTCACATGGGAGATACTGGTTCAAATGTTCCTGTATTTGGTGACGATGGTTGCGTGGATGAAAGCGGAATGGTAGTGGGAACCTATCTACATGGTTTGTTTTCCAACGCCAACATAAGGAAAGCCTTTGTATCCTATCTGCTGGAGAAAAGGGGAATCAAGTACAATGAGGAAGACCTCGAAGATGACCCTTACGAAGAATTGGCACAGTTAATGGAAGAATCCCTGGATGTGGAAACAATATATTCCATCCTGGGCCTGAAAAAAAATTGA
- the cbiT gene encoding precorrin-6Y C5,15-methyltransferase (decarboxylating) subunit CbiT produces MSELLHISGGPTKPEIIAVSLSKLDLSEGCTFYDIGCGTGAVSIAASKLARNIKFTAIDARQEAIEVAEKNFKNFGLDCVKLIHGESSQVLEQLPPEEKIDCAFVGGTKNIDAILKSLVKHKAGSIIVNAVRIETVVSVMNQMKELGIFDTITNISISRGYPITGETMFKPENPVYMISGKYSNIQGDKKC; encoded by the coding sequence ATGTCTGAGCTACTACATATAAGCGGCGGGCCTACGAAACCCGAAATAATAGCTGTATCATTATCTAAACTTGACTTGAGTGAAGGATGCACCTTTTATGATATAGGATGTGGTACAGGTGCAGTTTCCATTGCTGCTTCAAAGTTGGCAAGGAATATAAAATTCACTGCCATTGATGCGCGTCAGGAAGCCATTGAAGTTGCAGAAAAGAATTTCAAAAATTTCGGACTCGACTGTGTAAAGCTCATACACGGTGAATCATCGCAAGTTCTTGAACAACTTCCTCCCGAAGAAAAAATTGATTGTGCCTTTGTAGGCGGTACAAAGAATATTGATGCTATTCTCAAATCTCTGGTAAAACATAAAGCAGGAAGCATCATCGTCAATGCAGTAAGGATTGAAACTGTGGTTTCTGTAATGAACCAAATGAAAGAACTTGGAATTTTTGATACTATTACTAATATATCAATATCAAGAGGATATCCAATTACCGGTGAAACTATGTTTAAACCAGAAAATCCCGTGTACATGATATCCGGAAAATACAGTAACATTCAAGGTGATAAAAAATGTTGA
- a CDS encoding cobalt-factor II C(20)-methyltransferase, whose translation MLIGVGLGPGDPDLLTLKAVNALKDSDKVYVPGKMAEELVKPYNDSEILDFPMLRDYDVLNEIWKKNADIIANEARNGTVVFGLIGDPNFFSTFTHLKRVMHKYYPDVETATVPGISSITSFASRTDSEIDSSFEVSDGSDKKSKIVLKAKHTQDIIRNLTEEGYEDFIFAERLFLDRERIIKGKEDIPEKGNYFSIIYAEKGEK comes from the coding sequence ATGTTGATAGGAGTAGGACTTGGACCGGGTGACCCCGATCTTCTCACGCTTAAAGCTGTAAATGCACTTAAAGACAGTGACAAGGTATATGTGCCTGGCAAAATGGCAGAGGAACTGGTAAAACCATATAATGATTCGGAAATACTGGATTTTCCGATGTTGCGTGATTATGATGTACTAAATGAAATATGGAAAAAGAATGCTGACATCATTGCCAATGAAGCAAGAAATGGAACAGTTGTATTCGGTCTGATCGGCGATCCTAACTTTTTCTCAACATTTACACATTTAAAGAGAGTCATGCATAAATACTATCCGGACGTTGAAACTGCAACAGTGCCTGGTATTAGTTCAATTACTTCTTTTGCCTCACGTACCGATTCCGAAATCGATTCATCTTTTGAGGTATCTGATGGATCTGACAAAAAATCAAAGATTGTACTGAAAGCAAAACATACACAGGACATCATCCGCAACCTGACAGAAGAAGGATATGAGGATTTCATATTTGCAGAAAGATTATTCCTGGACCGGGAAAGAATTATTAAAGGTAAAGAGGACATTCCCGAGAAAGGCAACTATTTCAGTATTATCTATGCCGAAAAGGGAGAGAAATAA
- a CDS encoding cobalt-precorrin-4/precorrin-4 C(11)-methyltransferase, with protein sequence MDDKIAFVGAGPGNAKLITVLGKEKLEEADLVVYAGSLVNPEVLEYTKGEKIDSYGMTLEETTKVMVDALNEGKKVVRLHSGDPSLYGSIIEQMEELKKYDIEVERVPGVSSVFAVASALNTQLTLNGVSDSLIITRPAGKTLGEDKIPALSRHGETMAIFLGTQKIEQIMEKMECPSDTPVAVIYHASWDDEQLIYGNVETIAQKVKEAGIQRSAMIIIGGVVDPKNYRRSHLYGVHQPPL encoded by the coding sequence ATGGATGACAAAATTGCTTTTGTCGGTGCCGGTCCGGGAAACGCTAAATTGATCACCGTACTTGGCAAGGAAAAACTGGAAGAAGCTGATCTTGTGGTATATGCCGGTTCACTGGTAAACCCCGAAGTGCTTGAATACACAAAAGGGGAAAAAATAGACAGCTATGGAATGACCCTTGAAGAAACTACCAAAGTTATGGTTGATGCACTTAATGAAGGCAAGAAAGTTGTCCGGCTCCACAGTGGAGACCCATCCCTTTATGGTTCTATCATCGAACAGATGGAAGAATTGAAAAAATACGATATTGAAGTCGAAAGGGTACCCGGAGTATCCTCTGTTTTTGCAGTTGCTTCAGCTCTTAACACCCAGCTGACATTAAACGGTGTTTCCGATTCCCTTATAATAACCCGTCCCGCAGGCAAAACACTTGGGGAAGATAAAATTCCTGCCCTTTCCAGACATGGTGAAACGATGGCAATCTTTTTGGGGACCCAGAAGATTGAACAGATAATGGAAAAAATGGAATGTCCTTCAGACACTCCGGTTGCTGTAATTTACCATGCATCCTGGGATGATGAACAGCTAATCTACGGAAACGTGGAAACAATTGCCCAAAAGGTCAAAGAAGCGGGAATCCAGCGCTCTGCCATGATTATTATCGGAGGTGTGGTGGATCCGAAAAATTACAGGAGGTCACACCTATACGGAGTACACCAGCCACCGCTGTAA